The following DNA comes from Spirulina major PCC 6313.
CAACTCCTCGCCTTGAACAAAATTGACGCGATGGATGCAGAGATGAGCGATTTTATCCGCGCTGAATTTGCGAAAGTGACCACCGCCCCGATTTTTAACATTTCCGCTGTGTCTCAAGCGGGCCTCGATCCGCTGCTCCATACCCTCTGGGAGATTCTCGATCAGGCCGCTGCTGAGGCCGCCGAAGCTCGATTAGCCGCAGCACGGGAACAAGCACGACTCAATGCGAGTGCGATCGCCCCTGCGGAACCCCAGGTTTAAAGTTCGCTACCCTAGCAACAGAACGGGTAAAACCCTCAAACACTCTAGGAGAATTCTCTATGCGCATGCTCCACACCATGCTCCGCGTCGGCAATCTTGACGAATCCCTCGCCTTCTACTGCGATGTTTTAGGCATGAAGCTCCTTCGCAAAAAAGACTATCCCGGCGGTGAATTTACCCTCGCCTTTGTGGGCTATGGGGACGAATCCGACAACACCGTGATTGAACTTACCTATAACTGGGGCACAGACCACTACGACATCGGCGGCGGCTATGGTCACATTGCCCTAGGGGTGGAAGACATTTACAGCAACTGCGAGCAAATCAAAGCCCGTGGGGGTAAAGTCGTCCGCGAACCGGGCCCGATGAAACACGGCACGACGGTGATCGCCTTTGTGGAAGATCCCACCGGCTACAAAATTGAATTGATCCAACTCAAGGCCGCTCCCCAAGGGGACACCGCCGCCACCGCAGGAACCGCTCGTTAAAACGATCGCGCCTGTGACATACTCCAGACAGCGATACAAGTATACGCTTCTGGCTTCTCCCACCTACTGCATCTCTCAACCGTCTCTTCATCCTTCCTTTATAAAGAGCTTGGCCATCTGCCAAGCTCTTGGTGATCAACGCTGTCTAGAGTTTGGCGGCGCGATCGCTCACGGGCCAAAACAACGGTAATAGGGGTGAGTGGCGATCGCTAATAATTCGCGATCGCCCCGACTATCGCCATAGGCATAGATTTCATACCCCCCCAACTCCCCCACCAGTTCCCGCAGCCGCCGCACCTTTTCGGGCCCATAACAATTCGCCCCGTCAATCTCCCCCGTCAACCGCCCCGCCACCGTCACTAAGCGCGTCCCCAACACCCCATCCACCCCTAAGCGTTCAGCCAAAGGCCGCAAATACAGTTCCGGTGAAGCACTGACGATCAGCGTTCGGTGTCCCTGGGCTTGATGCCAGCGGAGCCGCTCGACGGCTGCGGGGCGCAGCATCCCCCATAGGTATCGATCCGTAAACCGTTCCCCCCATGCCGTCACCGTAGACCGTTCCCATTGCCCCAAATATTCCCGACAAAACGCCTGCTTCAGCCGTTGGTTGTCAATCTGCTTGAGGGCGTAGCGAGCGATCGCCGGCATCAACCTCACCAGCCCCCCCACAAAGCGTGGCCACCCCCGCACAACGCAAAAAAATAGCAGAAGTGATTCCCGTTTCGTTAAGGTGTGATCCAGATCAAAAACAGCTAAAATCATGTATTTTTATGCGTTTCAAGGTCTCTCAGTATAATCACGTATTTTATTAAGAATAAAAGAATATAAGTCACGTAGAAACACTTATTTTTTATTTCAAAAAGAATAAGTCAAAGCCAGACCTGACAAGACTTTCACGATCTTCGGATTCATGCTAAACTAAGGTCAAGACAGCACAGTCTACTCTAAAATCATTGCATTTCACAGCCTCAGGATTTACAGCAGCTTTAAACTCCCCCCAGCAAAAAACAAGTTTATGTAAAACCCCATTTTTAATCTTCCCACCCCCTGATTTTTCTCCTAGACTGTTAACAGATGTATTAAGTGAGTCCCAAAAGTCCTATGAAATCCTTCACCCTGAAAACCCTCAGCTTGACCCTTGCCGCTGCTACCGCTTTATTCTCCGCTGGCGCAGCTAATGCCCAAGCCATGAACCTACGCGACAGCAACGAAGACCTCTTCAATCTCTTCAACAGCATGGTCAACTCCGAGCGCTTAGAAATCAAAGACAGCGCCGCGAAATTAATTGACCTTGATCCCGAAACCCTGCGCTGGCTCGATGGCGCTCAACCCCTCGAAGTCTACTTCATCAACGAAGGCGCAAGCTTGCGCAACATCCTGTCTTACTCCGTCAACAGTGGCGAAAAACAAACCATTTTCAGTGATGTCTCTTCGTCTGAAAGTATCATCGCCGAAGCAGACGGTGCTTTGCGCTTGGGTGATGGTGTCAGCCTCGGTACCTTTACCGGTGACACCCAACTCGACTTCTACCTGAAGCAGTACAACGCGAAAACGGGTAACTCCCGCTACACCTTCGGCACGAAAGCGGGCGAAAACCCCGATGGTCTCCAGCACTTCATCGCCCGTTCCTACTACGATGAAGCCACTGCTGAATATTGGACGCTGATCGGCGTTGAAGATTTGTTCGGTACGAAAGAATCCGGCAAATCTGACCGTGACTTTAATGATGCTGTCTTCGCTGTCCGTGGTTTGACCGGCGATCCTGTGCCCGGAACGACTCCGGTTCCCGAACCTGCTACCTTGTTAGGTCTCTTGGGTGTTGCTGCCCTGGGTGCGCTCAAAGTCCGCCGCGACGAAGCCTAGAACGGTTCGTTTGGGATGATTGGGACTGCATCTTCAAGTTAGGAGCCTAACCGAAGGAGTTGACGAAGCTGTTCTTCATTGAGGGTTTGGATACCGAGTTCCTGCGCCTTCGCCAGTTTAGAACCGGCTTTCTCTCCCGCCACTAGGTACCTTGTTTTTGAACTAACTGAACTCACGACTTTGCCGCCGGCCTGTTTAATCAGGTCGGCGGCTTCTTGGCGGCTGAGGGTGGGGAGAGTGCCGGTAATCACAAAGGATTGCCCTGCGATCGCATCATTCACGCTCTCTTCCGCCGCCACGGGTTCCGGCTGACGCTCAAAACACAGCCCCGCCCTTTGCAGGTCAGCGATTAGGGCTTGATTGGCGGGGTCTTGAAACCAGTGCGCCACTGATTCGGCAATTTCAATACCAATGCCATAGACCGCCTCAAGATCGCTCACCCGTGCCTGGGCTAGTTGTGCCACGGTGGGGAAGGTTTGGGTGAGGACTTCGGCGTTGACTTTACCCACATGACGAATCCCTAAACCGTAAAGGACACGGGCGAAGGGTTGGGCTTTGGAGGCGGCGATCGCATTCACTAAATTTTGCGCCGATTTTTTCCCCATCCGCTCCAGGGTGAGGAGTTGATCGGGGGTGAGATTGTAAAGATCTGCGAGCGATCGCACCAACTCCACCGCCACCAACTGCGCCACCCACTTTTCCCCCAAACCCTGAATATCCAAGGCATCCCGGCTGGCCCAATGCTCCACCGCTCCCCGCACGATCGCCGGACAAGCCCGATTCACACAGCGCGTCACCGCCTCATCCGTCGGACGCACCAGGGGCGTGGCGCATTCGGGGCAGGCCGTGGGCATTTGAAACCGAGCCGTTTGGGGAGGGCGAAGCTCTGTTAAAACCCGCACCACTTCCGGGATAATCTCCCCAGCCTTGCGAATAATCACCGTATCCCCGACGCGAATATCTAACTCTGCAACGCGATCGGCATTGTGCAGCGTTGCCCGCTGTACCGTCGTGCCCGCCACCTGTACCGGCTCCATAATCGCCATCGGGGTTACGGCTCCGGTGCGTCCCACATTCACCGCGATCGCACTCACACGGGTGGCCACTTCTTCGGCGGGATATTTGAGCGCGATCGCCCAGCGGGGGAATTTTTGGGTAAAGCCCAACTGGGTTTGTAATGGCACGGGGTTCAACTTCACCACCACCCCATCGGTCATGTAGGGCAGTTCCCGCCGCGCCGTCTCCCACTGCTCAAAATAGGCCCACACCGCCGCTAAATCCTCACATTGTTGCCGATTCGGATTCACCCGTAACCCAAGGGATTGCAATAGTTCGAGGGCCTCCCATTGGGTTTGGGGATGGCGATCGGGGTCGGAGGGAATGTGGAGGGTATAGGCGAAAAAGTCGAGGCGACGCTGATCCACCACTTGGGGGTCAAGTTGGCGCAGGGTTCCGGCGGCGGCGTTGCGGGGGTTGGCGAAGAGGGCATCCCCAGCGGCGGCGCGTTCGGTGTTGATCCGCTCAAATTCCCCTAGGGGTAAGAAGGCTTCGCCCCGAATTTCGACGCGGGCGGGGGGGTGGGGTGATTGAGCTTGAGGGGAATGGAGCGGATCGTGCGGATATTTGGGGTAATGTCTTCACCGGTAACGCCATCGCCACGGGTCACGCCACGAGTCAAGACCCCATCTTCGTAGGTGAGGGCGATCGCAGACCCATCAATTTTCAATTCACACACATAATCAAACGCCGGAACCGTGGCGGCGTGGCGTTGCCAGCGGTCTTGCCAGTGCTGCAATTCGCCTAAATCAAAGGCATTTTCGAGGCTGTAGAGGGGAATATTGTGGCGGATGGAGGGAAAATTTTGGGTGGGGCGATCGCCCACTCGTTGCGTCGGACTATCGGGGGTGATCAGGTCTGGGTGTTGCTGTTCGAGGTCTTGCAGTTCCCGATAAAGGGAGTCATAGACCGAATCCGGCAGGATCGGATCATCGAGGACATAGTAGGCATAACCGGCCCGTTGCAGTTCTTGACGCAGTTGGGTCGCACGTTGGGCAGAATCAGCAGGAACAGCCATAGCGAGAAATGACGAACAGTAACGTTCTTCTATGCTACGGGTTGATCGTCCCGGATGCATTGTCCAGCCTTCCCGGTTCGGTGTCGCCCGTTGCTGAACATCAAACCCCTCACACCGGAATCCGGTTAACGGCGTAACTGGAGGGGAGTTCCAGATTGTAACGTGCCACGCACTTGACCGATCGCCACCAGACCTTGCCGATCGCGCACCTCCACCCATGCCGCGCGATCGCTGGATTGGAAAACTTGTCCCGGCGTGATCTCACTGGGATGAATCCCCACAATCAACAGAGCGGCGCGATCGCCTTCAACCGTGACCGCGATCGCTGCCGCCGTGGGGTTGGGTTCGTCAATAAAATACATCGGCTCTGCCTCATAGCCGCTGCCCTGTTCCGCTTCCCAGAGCGAACGTTGTCGATAGAAGCGAGGCATACTCCTGTTGATATGGGCGATCGCATCATAGGGCGTTGTCTCGGTTTGCCAGAGATGTTGCGTCAGACGATAGGTAAACGCCCCCGCACTAAAACCCGGAAATTGTTCATCAATCGCCAATTGCAGCCGTTGGGCTCCGGCCAAAACCACACCATTCGCCACCCCCGCACGATACCGCTCGACAAACTGATCATGGGTCCAATCGAGCCGCGCTAACCAGTCTTCTTGATAGGCTTTTTCTGCGTCAGCAATGGTGATTTTTTCATTAACATCGCGCGATCGCACCCGCAAATCACGAGTCGCCCCCCCAGCATGACAACTATCTAAAACCGCTGTGAAATTCTCCGTTTTGAGCGCCGACATTAACAGGAATAACGTATGTCCCATAATGTCATTAACGCTTCCCCCTTCATCCGGATATCGACTCGGCAACGTCGAATCCACCGGAACAAATGTACCGTTCATGCCTCGATGTCTGCGATCGACAAAAATCGGATGCGGATCGCGCACTAATGACCCATGCCCCGAATAGTGGAACATTGCCACATCCCCCGGTTTAGCCTGTTTAATTAAATGCTCTTCAAAGGCATCAAGAATACTTTGCCGCGTCGCATCGGCATCCAGCAACATCACCACATCATCCGGATGAAAGCCGAACCGATGCACTAATAACCGCTGCTGCAAAATCGCATCATTAACGCACCCTTTGAGGGGAGCTTCTGCATAGTCATTGATGCCCACAATCAGGGCGAGTTTACGCCGGGTGGGTTGAGCGAGCACCGTTTGCTGGTGGCTGAACACCTGATGCAGTCCGGCGGTGGCGAGGGCGGCTCCGGTGGCTTGCAGAAAGTGGCGACGTGACAAATTAACCATAGGGGTTTAGCCGAAATCTGAAATTACACCTTTGAGTTTAGCGAGGGAGCCGAGCGATCGCCGTAACCGTCCCAAAAACTCGTTGGTTGAGCGAAGTCGAAACCAAAACCCAACAACAATGCCCCCTTTGACTCCGCTCAGGGGACAGTTACGCGATCGCCCCCCGTCAAAACTCCCCCTGCATCGTAAACGCCGCCCAATAATAGGGGGCGCGATAATCGCCCCCACTGAGCCAAAATTCTAACTGGGCTTCCCGCAATGCCGTATGCGGATCACGTCCGTCTTGCCACATGGCTTGATAATATTTGGTCATTAGATCGGCAGTTCCCACATCGCTCACACTCCACAAACTCACCAAAACCCGCTTCGCTCCCGCATACATAAACCCGCTGGTCATCCCCACAATTCCTTCCCCCGCCACATCATTCCCCGTCCCCGTTTCACAGGCACTCAAGACCACCAATTCCGCATTTAATTTCAGGTTATAAATATCCTGTAAATGGAGAGCTGAATTCTCGAAAAATTCACCGTTTTCTTGATAACTGGAGAGGGCTAAATTGGAGAGTCGCGCATTGTCTTGAATACAGCCGTGGGTGGCGAGATGCAAAATATTATATTGGTTTAAATCAGAGCTGGTGGCGGTGGCGTGGTTGGCATCGAATCCGGTGGCGAGCAAGGTTTCTCCATTGGGAACTAAGTTAAGAATATTTTTCGCTTCGATCGCGGTATTCTCCAACCGTTGAAACCCTAAACATCCGGCACGGGTGGCAATTTCGAGGGGAATTAATTCGGATAGGTCTTGATTGCCGAGGTCTTCGGGGTTGACGTTATCGGCGAAGCGATCGTCGTTAGCTTCAAAAACAGGGTCGGCGATGAGAGCGATCGTTTTGGGGGCGGGGGCGCGATCGGCCCAGGTTTGGCGTTGGATGGCGAGGGTGGTGGCGGAGGGCAGATTGATAATTTCGTGTTGCGCGATCAGGGGGACGGTGGGCAGGGTGTCGCCAGGAACTTCGGGGGGCGAAACAGGCAAGGGTAGGGCGGCAAAAGGCAGGCGTTGCAGTTTACCGTTACTGACAATGAGGAGGCGTTTATCGGGGTTTTTTTCGGGAATAGTCCCCAGTAACATTTGACTAAGTGCATCCCCTTGGGATAGGTCAGTAAACGTTGGATCACGCAGTTTTTCGAGATACGCATTCACTGCCATCTCAATTGTAATTCTGTCTGGCAATTCCATGATGTGTAAATCTGTCTTACTGACAACAAATAAGAAACCACGAAATTCACCCACGACATATTCTAATAACAGGGTATTATGATCGAGAATTTGATCTTGAACTTGTTGCAGGGTTAACGGTTCAGGGAATTTTAGTTGAGCGTAAGCGGGGCTTTGGCTGCGAATTTGGCTCTCGACGGTTTGCAGGTTTTGGAGGGTTTGTTGGATTTTGGCTTTAATGGCATCAATTTCGGCTTGGCTGGCGCTGCCGCCTTTGGTGAGGGTGATGCGGCGTTGTTCGGTGGCGCTGAGTTGTTGAGTGAGTTGGCGTTCGCGATCGAGGAGTTGGGGATCTACGCCAGCACGGATGTCGAGGTTAGCTTCGGCGAGTTGTTCGACGAGAACACGAGCACGGATACCCTCACTCAATTGAAAGGCTTGGGCAGCATAGTTTTCAGGGCTGTTAGGATTCTGCTGATGCAGTGCCATCAAGATGTCAAGATACAGTAAGTAGTAACCTTGAACGGTGGCAACGTAGGCTTGGCGCAGTTCCCCTGGTGGGGTTGCAGTGCGGAGTTGTTCAAAGATGTCAAGTGCCGATTGAATGGTACGCCGGGCATCTGTGGGATTTTCCTGTTCGAGGTGAACCCAAGCCATGTTACCGAGGGTCTGGCCTTCGCCATCCAGGTCACCAACTTTGCGTTTGAGTAATAAGGCTTGGTCATAATAGGCTAAAGCCTGGTTGTAGTCCTCTAAATCACTATAACTTCGCGCAATATTATGGAGTGTTGTGGCCCTATCGCGATCATTCCCGATCTCTTGATCAATGGCTAAAACTTGCTGCAAAGACTCTAATGCTTGGCGTTTTTGCCCTAACACACTGTAAACAAGCGCCATATTATTGAGTAGGGTTGCTTCCCCGGCGCGATCGTCTACGGCTTGATATAACGGCAAAGCTTGCTCGTAGTATTCTAAGGCTTTACCCATATCCCAAAGGTCATGATAAACCGTTCCAATGTTATTCAATGTTGTGGCTTCTCCGGCGCGATCGCCCACTCTTTGTAAAAGAGGTAAAGCTTGGTTAAAGTAATTCAACGCCCCGCGATATTCCCCCCAGTTACTATAGACAAGACCAATACTATTGAGTGTAATTGCTTGCTGATTTTGTGCAGTTTGTTGATCTTGATCGGTTGTGTTTTCAGTTAGCTCTTGCCAGAGAGTTAATGATTTTTGATAGGTTTCTAATGCTTCAGCTCTTAACCCTAAATCAGCATAAACATTTCCTGAATTCAATAACACAGCGGCTTCCCCAAATGTATTATTGACCGCTTGATAGAGAGGAATCGCGGCTTCAAACTTTTCTATTGCTGCTCGTAACGAGTCCGCCGTCCCTTCTTGAACCAGCGCATATCCTTCATCAAAAAGCTGATCAGCTTCATCTCCTTCCGCACTTGGCACTGCAACTTCATTATTCGCCATTGCACCTTGCAAGGTAATCTGATATTCACCAACTTCTCCTGCCTGATAAGAATTCGCCAGTATTGAATACTCTCCATCAGCAGGCAAAGTAATCACAAGTCTCGCGTTTTCATTCTCGCCACCGTCATTATTTTGAGCAATATTATTGCTATCGGGATCAAGCAAGATTACTAAAGCATCAAACTCATCGCTGACTAAATCAATCTTGAGCGTTTCGCCTGCCTGACCCGTAAAAGTATGAACATTGAAATAAGAGCCATCCAAGTCAAAAACCCGACTCTCTTCGCTTAGTTGCCCTTCAAAAACTAAAGGTTCCCGTTGTGGCGAGTCTTGCGCCAGGAGCCATTCTTGGGGGAATTCCGGCTCAAGTTCCATACCCTGGCAGGCGGGGACACCTGTGCTACGGGATTCGTTCGCTCCACCCCCCGATTGCCAACATCCAGCCCATTCACCGAGACGCGCTTCCACTGGCGCAACTACCTGTCCCTCCCCTGCCCACAAACCCGACAGCAATAGACCCCCCACAACCCCCAAACGCCAAGACATCACGACCCACCCCAACCCCTACAAAACAATGGGCACAGTCTAACCTGAGTCATCCACAAC
Coding sequences within:
- a CDS encoding HAD-IB family hydrolase; protein product: MILAVFDLDHTLTKRESLLLFFCVVRGWPRFVGGLVRLMPAIARYALKQIDNQRLKQAFCREYLGQWERSTVTAWGERFTDRYLWGMLRPAAVERLRWHQAQGHRTLIVSASPELYLRPLAERLGVDGVLGTRLVTVAGRLTGEIDGANCYGPEKVRRLRELVGELGGYEIYAYGDSRGDRELLAIATHPYYRCFGP
- a CDS encoding CHAT domain-containing protein — protein: MSWRLGVVGGLLLSGLWAGEGQVVAPVEARLGEWAGCWQSGGGANESRSTGVPACQGMELEPEFPQEWLLAQDSPQREPLVFEGQLSEESRVFDLDGSYFNVHTFTGQAGETLKIDLVSDEFDALVILLDPDSNNIAQNNDGGENENARLVITLPADGEYSILANSYQAGEVGEYQITLQGAMANNEVAVPSAEGDEADQLFDEGYALVQEGTADSLRAAIEKFEAAIPLYQAVNNTFGEAAVLLNSGNVYADLGLRAEALETYQKSLTLWQELTENTTDQDQQTAQNQQAITLNSIGLVYSNWGEYRGALNYFNQALPLLQRVGDRAGEATTLNNIGTVYHDLWDMGKALEYYEQALPLYQAVDDRAGEATLLNNMALVYSVLGQKRQALESLQQVLAIDQEIGNDRDRATTLHNIARSYSDLEDYNQALAYYDQALLLKRKVGDLDGEGQTLGNMAWVHLEQENPTDARRTIQSALDIFEQLRTATPPGELRQAYVATVQGYYLLYLDILMALHQQNPNSPENYAAQAFQLSEGIRARVLVEQLAEANLDIRAGVDPQLLDRERQLTQQLSATEQRRITLTKGGSASQAEIDAIKAKIQQTLQNLQTVESQIRSQSPAYAQLKFPEPLTLQQVQDQILDHNTLLLEYVVGEFRGFLFVVSKTDLHIMELPDRITIEMAVNAYLEKLRDPTFTDLSQGDALSQMLLGTIPEKNPDKRLLIVSNGKLQRLPFAALPLPVSPPEVPGDTLPTVPLIAQHEIINLPSATTLAIQRQTWADRAPAPKTIALIADPVFEANDDRFADNVNPEDLGNQDLSELIPLEIATRAGCLGFQRLENTAIEAKNILNLVPNGETLLATGFDANHATATSSDLNQYNILHLATHGCIQDNARLSNLALSSYQENGEFFENSALHLQDIYNLKLNAELVVLSACETGTGNDVAGEGIVGMTSGFMYAGAKRVLVSLWSVSDVGTADLMTKYYQAMWQDGRDPHTALREAQLEFWLSGGDYRAPYYWAAFTMQGEF
- the gloA gene encoding lactoylglutathione lyase is translated as MRMLHTMLRVGNLDESLAFYCDVLGMKLLRKKDYPGGEFTLAFVGYGDESDNTVIELTYNWGTDHYDIGGGYGHIALGVEDIYSNCEQIKARGGKVVREPGPMKHGTTVIAFVEDPTGYKIELIQLKAAPQGDTAATAGTAR
- a CDS encoding caspase family protein, with protein sequence MVNLSRRHFLQATGAALATAGLHQVFSHQQTVLAQPTRRKLALIVGINDYAEAPLKGCVNDAILQQRLLVHRFGFHPDDVVMLLDADATRQSILDAFEEHLIKQAKPGDVAMFHYSGHGSLVRDPHPIFVDRRHRGMNGTFVPVDSTLPSRYPDEGGSVNDIMGHTLFLLMSALKTENFTAVLDSCHAGGATRDLRVRSRDVNEKITIADAEKAYQEDWLARLDWTHDQFVERYRAGVANGVVLAGAQRLQLAIDEQFPGFSAGAFTYRLTQHLWQTETTPYDAIAHINRSMPRFYRQRSLWEAEQGSGYEAEPMYFIDEPNPTAAAIAVTVEGDRAALLIVGIHPSEITPGQVFQSSDRAAWVEVRDRQGLVAIGQVRGTLQSGTPLQLRR
- a CDS encoding DUF4114 domain-containing protein, with amino-acid sequence MKSFTLKTLSLTLAAATALFSAGAANAQAMNLRDSNEDLFNLFNSMVNSERLEIKDSAAKLIDLDPETLRWLDGAQPLEVYFINEGASLRNILSYSVNSGEKQTIFSDVSSSESIIAEADGALRLGDGVSLGTFTGDTQLDFYLKQYNAKTGNSRYTFGTKAGENPDGLQHFIARSYYDEATAEYWTLIGVEDLFGTKESGKSDRDFNDAVFAVRGLTGDPVPGTTPVPEPATLLGLLGVAALGALKVRRDEA